A part of Procambarus clarkii isolate CNS0578487 chromosome 21, FALCON_Pclarkii_2.0, whole genome shotgun sequence genomic DNA contains:
- the LOC138367070 gene encoding gastrula zinc finger protein XlCGF57.1-like, with protein sequence MAHHEEKCQECPTCGKRFRHLPTMKMHIMLHTGEKPHECEKRFTELGTKEKHIMTHTNEKLTSEKRFTELGTKEKHIMTHTNEKLTSVTNAGKGSVNCTI encoded by the coding sequence ATGGCGCATCATGAAGAAAAGTGTCAGGAGTGTCCCacttgtgggaaaagattcagacaCCTTCCCACTATGAAGATGCACATTATGTTACATACTGGTGAAAAACCTCACGAGTGTGAGAAAAGATTCACTGAACTTGGAACTAAGGAGAaacacattatgacacatacTAATGAAAAACTCACAAGTGAGAAAAGATTCACTGAACTTGGAACTAAGGAGAaacacattatgacacatacTAATGAAAAACTCACAAGTGTCACAAATGCGGGAAAAGGTTCAGTCAACTGCACAATATGA
- the LOC138367069 gene encoding zinc finger protein OZF-like, translating into MRLYDRPYECDSCGKRFTQLVNMKKHRIVHTGKKPFMCDICGKSYSDRENIIRHMLLHSGGKQYECSVCRRRFTQLGNLKSHRMSHTGEKPYTCHECGKSFSRFGNMSRHRILHTDDKPHECFECGKRFSLVEYLKRHMVVHTGDKPVGCDDCGISYSNRTCLIGHMTVHSGEKRYECPTRKKNSPDLTD; encoded by the coding sequence ATGCGTTTGTATGATAGACCTTATGAGTGTGACAGCTGTGGAAAAAGATTCACCCAACTTGTAAATATGAAGAAACACAGGATTGTGCACACTGGCAAAAAGCCTTTCATGTGTGATATATGTGGGAAAAGTTACAGTGATCGTGAAAATATAATTAGGCACATGTTATTACATTCAGGTGGGAAACAATACGAGTGTTCTGTGTGTAGGCGGAGATTCACTCAACTTGGCAATTTGAAGAGCCACAGAATGAGTCATACTGGTGAGAAACCTTACACGTGTCACGAGTGTGGGAAAAGTTTCAGCCGCTTTGGAAATATGAGCAGACACAGGATCTTGCATAcggatgataaacctcatgagtgtttcGAATGTGGAAAACGATTCAGTCTAGTTGAATATTTGAAGCGGCACATGGTAGTGCATACGGGTGATAAACCTGTCGGGTGTGATGACTGTGGGATAAGTTACAGCAATCGTACATGTTTAATTGGACACATGACAGTACATTCAGGTGAGAAACGATACGAGTGTCCTACGCGTAAGAAGAATTCACCCGACTTGACAGATTGA